A DNA window from bacterium contains the following coding sequences:
- a CDS encoding transporter: MAIRSPFALAAIAATAILGVQPAALACGTCGCGLPGSNAEVTSFANGVTLFDTGNAGKFLIQTTLSFRDITGNFNDRGVWSEKPVGSSLTTVQGNLGITYYPTDSWTLGVQLPLASSRLYGAQWGPYGSVSSAFFDDEDNPIGERTGGGLGDVSLQGSYLAFAGDDFLPSLALWAGAILPTGNAAGDPAAFTGSGVASGQLGLSALKAYGPLELSASVGYQRPLTTPSVVSSAFYVGNSGLGQLQANLDLPAGLRLGLGVSAFRGFISGENVAPSAESLGKLKVTPSVEWRFLPNQGLRVAYGADPSLGPWLNAMTDRTFYASYFCFL; this comes from the coding sequence ATGGCCATTCGTTCCCCCTTCGCCCTGGCTGCGATCGCAGCGACGGCGATCCTCGGGGTGCAGCCCGCTGCCTTGGCGTGCGGCACCTGCGGTTGCGGCCTGCCCGGCAGCAACGCCGAAGTGACGAGCTTCGCGAACGGCGTGACCCTGTTCGACACCGGCAACGCGGGCAAGTTCCTGATCCAGACGACCTTGAGCTTCCGGGACATCACCGGCAACTTCAACGATCGTGGGGTCTGGTCCGAGAAGCCGGTCGGCAGCAGCCTGACCACGGTGCAAGGCAACCTGGGCATCACCTACTACCCCACCGACAGCTGGACCCTCGGCGTGCAGCTGCCCCTGGCCTCGAGCCGCCTCTACGGCGCGCAGTGGGGCCCCTACGGCTCGGTCTCCTCGGCCTTCTTCGACGACGAAGACAACCCGATCGGAGAGCGAACCGGCGGCGGGCTCGGCGACGTCTCGCTGCAGGGATCCTACTTGGCCTTCGCGGGCGACGATTTCTTGCCGTCGCTCGCGCTCTGGGCCGGGGCGATCCTGCCCACGGGCAACGCCGCAGGCGACCCGGCGGCTTTTACCGGCAGCGGGGTGGCGAGTGGTCAGCTCGGGCTGAGCGCCCTCAAGGCGTACGGCCCGCTCGAACTCTCGGCCAGCGTCGGCTACCAGCGTCCCCTCACCACGCCGAGCGTCGTCTCGTCGGCCTTCTACGTGGGGAACTCGGGCCTCGGTCAGCTGCAGGCCAACCTGGATCTGCCCGCCGGCCTCCGGCTCGGGCTCGGAGTCTCGGCGTTTCGGGGCTTCATTTCGGGGGAGAACGTCGCTCCCTCCGCGGAATCACTGGGAAAACTCAAGGTCACTCCTAGCGTCGAATGGCGATTCTTGCCCAACCAGGGCCTGAGGGTCGCCTATGGTGCCGATCCGAGCCTCGGCCCGTGGCTCAACGCCATGACGGATCGCACCTTCTACGCCAGCTACTTCTGTTTCCTTTGA
- a CDS encoding YncE family protein — MQSRNNVLLALGLASALSFALVGCPGPGATPDQQSQGNSEAVKAFDHKKTVSVPVGPHGMAFAGGRIVNASPNGFKIAVIDPDQESVVKELDFSGETPQGKPSYTKASHDAAYAFNLDGGAKALRVIKGATGEQVKKIALDGATPGSKCVWEDDTTLIVPLKDAASKQNIARIKWTGGFEADPTVDRLTVNSDTATDSVGGFAAVGAGFIAAPNAADNSVSFIKIGNPEVTTIKQGLGPSAIDISTYGGKATLLFGNKISNTVVLYDLNEKKVVTELSVGKEPTDMALRADGRYAYVTCKGSEEVAIIDLGEKKATMVKVGRKLLDAASTANAGPVHIYAVTAPAAASQYRTAHEGHDHDADKQQIWVGGDGDGSVTVLDAETQKVIGVVRVGNGHHKMAFTATKAFVSNITDNTVSIIDRALVK; from the coding sequence ATGCAATCTCGCAACAACGTCCTTCTCGCGCTCGGCCTCGCGAGTGCCCTCTCGTTCGCGCTGGTCGGCTGCCCGGGCCCCGGCGCCACCCCTGACCAGCAGAGTCAGGGTAATTCGGAGGCCGTGAAGGCCTTCGACCACAAGAAGACCGTCTCGGTGCCCGTCGGCCCTCACGGCATGGCCTTTGCGGGCGGCCGCATCGTCAACGCGAGCCCCAACGGCTTCAAGATCGCCGTCATCGACCCTGACCAGGAGAGCGTCGTCAAGGAGCTCGACTTCTCGGGCGAGACCCCGCAGGGCAAGCCCAGCTACACCAAGGCGAGCCACGACGCTGCCTACGCCTTCAACCTGGACGGCGGGGCCAAGGCCCTGCGCGTCATCAAGGGGGCGACCGGCGAGCAGGTCAAGAAGATCGCTCTCGACGGCGCGACTCCCGGCTCCAAGTGCGTCTGGGAGGACGACACGACCCTCATCGTGCCCCTCAAGGACGCGGCCAGCAAGCAGAACATCGCGCGCATCAAGTGGACGGGCGGCTTCGAGGCCGATCCGACCGTCGATCGCCTCACGGTGAACTCGGACACCGCCACCGACAGCGTGGGCGGCTTCGCGGCGGTCGGCGCCGGCTTCATCGCGGCTCCCAATGCCGCCGACAACTCGGTCTCGTTCATCAAGATCGGCAATCCCGAGGTGACGACCATCAAGCAGGGCCTCGGCCCCAGCGCCATCGACATCTCGACCTACGGCGGCAAGGCCACCCTGCTCTTCGGCAACAAGATCTCGAACACTGTCGTGCTCTACGACCTGAACGAGAAGAAGGTCGTCACGGAGCTCTCGGTGGGCAAGGAGCCCACCGACATGGCCCTGCGCGCCGACGGCCGCTACGCCTACGTCACCTGCAAGGGATCCGAGGAGGTCGCCATCATCGACCTGGGGGAGAAGAAGGCGACCATGGTCAAGGTCGGCCGCAAGCTCCTCGATGCGGCGAGCACCGCGAACGCGGGGCCGGTCCACATCTACGCCGTCACGGCCCCTGCGGCTGCTAGCCAGTACCGCACCGCCCACGAGGGCCACGACCACGACGCTGATAAGCAGCAGATCTGGGTCGGCGGCGACGGGGACGGCAGCGTGACGGTGCTGGACGCCGAGACCCAGAAGGTGATCGGCGTGGTCCGGGTCGGGAACGGCCACCACAAGATGGCCTTCACCGCGACCAAGGCCTTCGTCTCGAACATCACCGACAACACGGTGTCGATCATCGACCGGGCGCTCGTCAAGTAA
- a CDS encoding multidrug resistance efflux transporter family protein — translation MRAISLGVGASFFFASTFILNRLMQLNGGDWGWSGSLRIFWTVPILLALVAWQGKLVPVLRELARHPMQWLGWSTVGFGLCFAPLCYAAASGPSWLVAGTWQLTILAGMILAPFLREPGEHPAPIPLRTWFFSGLILLGVVLLQGNEARHLTAQDLAGGVLPVVIAAFAFPLGNRRMMRFCQSRLDAVQRTLAMTLASLPFWIALALWRASSGRLPTSDQLFQSALVAICSGVIATIFFFAATNAVQDSPAKLAAVEATQAGEVVFATLGEGLILSKPLPAGGALGGLALIVVGMLLHALGTRRPQEAPMVTPSCATKKEGGEPEAHRLPDARLT, via the coding sequence ATGCGTGCCATATCGCTGGGGGTGGGGGCCTCGTTCTTCTTCGCGTCCACCTTCATCCTGAACCGGCTGATGCAGCTGAATGGCGGCGACTGGGGCTGGAGCGGCTCGCTCAGAATCTTCTGGACGGTGCCGATCCTGCTCGCGCTCGTCGCCTGGCAGGGCAAGCTGGTGCCGGTCCTGCGCGAACTGGCTCGGCATCCCATGCAGTGGCTCGGCTGGAGCACGGTGGGCTTCGGGCTCTGCTTCGCGCCGCTCTGCTACGCGGCAGCCTCGGGGCCCTCCTGGCTCGTGGCCGGTACCTGGCAGCTGACGATCCTGGCCGGGATGATCCTGGCCCCCTTCCTCCGCGAGCCCGGCGAGCACCCCGCGCCCATTCCGCTTCGCACCTGGTTTTTTTCCGGCCTGATCCTGCTTGGCGTCGTCCTGTTGCAGGGGAACGAGGCCCGCCACCTCACGGCTCAGGATCTCGCGGGCGGCGTGCTCCCCGTGGTCATCGCCGCGTTCGCCTTCCCCCTTGGCAACCGACGCATGATGCGGTTCTGTCAGTCTCGGCTGGACGCCGTTCAGCGGACGCTCGCCATGACGCTCGCGAGCCTGCCCTTCTGGATCGCCCTCGCCCTGTGGCGGGCCTCCTCGGGCCGCCTGCCGACTTCCGACCAGCTCTTTCAAAGCGCACTGGTGGCCATCTGCTCGGGGGTCATCGCCACGATATTCTTCTTCGCGGCGACCAACGCGGTTCAGGACTCCCCGGCGAAACTGGCGGCGGTAGAGGCGACGCAGGCGGGCGAAGTGGTCTTCGCCACCCTCGGCGAGGGCTTGATCCTCTCGAAGCCGCTGCCCGCAGGCGGAGCACTCGGCGGCCTTGCGCTCATCGTGGTGGGGATGCTGCTGCACGCGCTCGGCACGCGCCGGCCCCAGGAAGCTCCAATGGTTACCCCGTCGTGCGCGACAAAAAAAGAAGGCGGCGAGCCCGAAGCCCACCGCCTTCCCGATGCCCGTCTTACTTGA
- a CDS encoding helix-turn-helix transcriptional regulator produces MRPRAFVAGAPIAVADRRIGPFLVSLERYRGFFAEAHTHDEWQIQVPVAGRIHVTLANERHLAGPESVILMPPNVAHAALYLDGELDLLVVMAPPDWGAQLAAALGGAGPRMTGARVISEPFIWPLAARMASELREPRLGSDRVLAAAIELLGVALVRAYEREPVPAQGVDFEISRAIEMILKEYAQDLTIEELAQQAGMTPRHFDRRFKAATGVTPKRFLIDVRLRAARELLETTSLPVTRIALDVGFRQPSHFIRTFHQAIGQPPAAYRRQFQALVGS; encoded by the coding sequence ATGAGGCCGAGGGCGTTCGTGGCCGGGGCACCGATCGCGGTTGCCGATCGGCGCATTGGGCCCTTTCTGGTGAGTCTCGAGCGCTACCGGGGCTTCTTCGCCGAGGCCCATACCCACGACGAGTGGCAGATCCAGGTGCCCGTCGCAGGGCGCATCCACGTGACGCTCGCCAATGAGCGCCATCTTGCCGGTCCCGAGAGCGTGATCCTGATGCCGCCGAACGTCGCGCACGCGGCCCTGTATCTGGACGGTGAGCTTGATCTGCTTGTCGTCATGGCCCCTCCGGACTGGGGGGCTCAGCTGGCGGCTGCTTTGGGTGGGGCGGGGCCCCGGATGACCGGGGCGCGGGTGATCAGCGAGCCTTTCATCTGGCCGCTGGCCGCGCGGATGGCCTCGGAGCTTCGCGAGCCTCGGCTCGGCAGCGACCGGGTTCTGGCGGCGGCGATCGAACTGCTCGGCGTCGCGCTCGTCAGGGCTTACGAGCGCGAGCCCGTGCCTGCGCAGGGCGTCGACTTCGAGATCTCGCGGGCGATCGAGATGATCCTCAAGGAGTACGCGCAGGACCTCACCATCGAGGAGCTGGCCCAGCAGGCCGGCATGACCCCTCGGCACTTCGATCGGCGCTTCAAGGCCGCGACGGGCGTCACGCCGAAGCGCTTCCTCATCGATGTGCGCCTGAGGGCCGCCCGAGAGCTGCTCGAGACGACGAGTCTACCGGTCACCCGCATCGCGCTCGACGTGGGCTTCAGGCAGCCGTCTCATTTCATCCGGACCTTTCACCAGGCCATCGGTCAGCCGCCGGCGGCCTACCGACGTCAATTTCAGGCGCTTGTCGGGTCTTGA
- a CDS encoding dual specificity protein phosphatase family protein, giving the protein MRPFRWFIAAALLGVTAVSAPSAAIAAPTTATEATIKHPRNFRTVEDGFYRGGKIESKEQLKMLRDTYGVKTVVCLAKDSLGPEGDNEFAWGEELGVKVIKSYMTDVAPKPEQWTTIKQAMQDKDVYVHCKWGADRTGAVVAKYRQEVQGWDARTAFAEARKYGFKPWLKALRTWIDAPEDMK; this is encoded by the coding sequence ATGCGCCCATTCCGCTGGTTCATCGCAGCCGCCCTGCTCGGCGTCACGGCCGTGAGCGCCCCCAGCGCGGCGATCGCCGCCCCGACGACCGCCACCGAGGCGACGATCAAGCACCCGCGCAACTTCCGGACCGTCGAGGACGGCTTCTACCGCGGCGGCAAGATCGAGTCCAAGGAGCAGCTCAAGATGCTGCGCGACACCTACGGGGTCAAGACCGTCGTCTGCCTCGCCAAGGACTCGCTCGGCCCCGAGGGCGACAACGAGTTCGCCTGGGGCGAGGAGCTCGGCGTCAAGGTCATCAAGAGCTACATGACCGACGTGGCCCCCAAGCCCGAGCAGTGGACGACCATCAAGCAGGCCATGCAGGACAAGGACGTCTACGTCCACTGCAAGTGGGGAGCCGACCGCACCGGCGCGGTCGTCGCCAAGTACCGCCAAGAGGTCCAGGGCTGGGACGCCCGCACCGCCTTCGCCGAGGCACGCAAGTACGGCTTCAAGCCCTGGCTCAAGGCCCTCAGGACCTGGATCGACGCCCCCGAGGACATGAAGTAA
- a CDS encoding CBS domain-containing protein: protein MQVRDVMTSPAYAVTPQTSIKELLATFKERQVSGFPVVESGLVVGVVAESDLVYRDRPLKPPPFLALFDMVIPLETPEHLREEIIKTVGSHVGDVMTTPAVTISPDADVSEAASLMVDRQINRLPVVDGSGQLVGIVSRADLVASMA from the coding sequence ATGCAGGTTCGCGACGTCATGACTTCCCCCGCCTACGCGGTGACGCCCCAGACCTCGATCAAGGAGCTGCTCGCCACCTTCAAGGAGCGCCAGGTCAGCGGCTTTCCCGTCGTCGAGAGCGGGCTGGTCGTCGGCGTGGTGGCCGAGAGCGACCTGGTCTACCGCGATCGCCCCCTCAAGCCGCCTCCCTTCCTCGCCCTCTTCGACATGGTCATCCCCCTCGAGACCCCCGAGCACCTGCGCGAGGAGATCATCAAGACCGTGGGCTCCCACGTGGGCGACGTGATGACCACCCCCGCCGTGACCATCTCGCCCGACGCCGACGTGTCCGAGGCCGCGAGCCTCATGGTCGATCGCCAGATCAACCGCCTGCCCGTCGTGGACGGCTCGGGCCAGCTCGTGGGCATCGTCAGCCGCGCGGATCTAGTCGCCTCGATGGCCTAG
- a CDS encoding D-alanine--D-alanine ligase, with product MSKKTRVTVLWGGFSTEREVSSWSCEMVRRNLDPEAYEVSVHDLNSFLPGGDRTWQQLKDEADVVFIAIHGAGGEDGTLQGLLELYGIPYTGSGVLASALAMNKARTKEIYRQAGIPTPDAAAYDLRQAPVPDPAIARDRLGAAYGYPMVLKADNQGSSFGVHIVHHADEFVPAWEAAAKLSPELLIERFVPGLEVTCGVIGGSAIEALPVVEIVPKSEWFDFEAKYSAGATDEIVPARISAELTAKVQDLALKAHRALGCWGMSRTDMRITAGGEIYVLETNTIPGLTENSLLPKAARAAGIMLPELFDRFIAMAFERHAFQASPSLKL from the coding sequence ATGAGCAAGAAAACCCGCGTCACCGTCCTGTGGGGCGGCTTCTCCACCGAGCGCGAGGTGTCGAGCTGGTCCTGCGAGATGGTCCGGCGCAACCTGGACCCCGAAGCCTACGAGGTCTCGGTCCACGACCTCAACAGCTTCTTGCCGGGCGGCGATCGCACCTGGCAGCAGCTCAAGGACGAGGCGGACGTGGTCTTCATCGCGATCCACGGCGCGGGCGGCGAGGACGGCACCCTGCAGGGGCTCCTCGAGCTGTACGGCATCCCCTACACCGGCTCGGGGGTGCTCGCGAGCGCGCTGGCCATGAACAAGGCCCGTACCAAGGAAATCTACCGCCAGGCGGGCATCCCCACCCCGGACGCCGCCGCCTACGACCTGCGCCAGGCCCCTGTGCCGGACCCTGCCATCGCGCGCGATCGCCTCGGCGCGGCCTACGGCTACCCCATGGTCCTCAAGGCCGACAACCAGGGCTCCAGCTTCGGGGTCCACATCGTCCACCACGCGGACGAGTTCGTCCCCGCCTGGGAGGCGGCCGCCAAGCTCTCGCCCGAGCTGCTCATCGAACGCTTCGTGCCCGGCCTCGAGGTCACCTGCGGGGTCATCGGGGGCTCGGCGATCGAGGCCCTGCCCGTGGTCGAGATCGTGCCCAAGTCCGAGTGGTTCGACTTCGAAGCCAAGTACTCGGCCGGCGCCACGGACGAGATCGTCCCTGCGCGGATCTCGGCGGAGCTGACGGCCAAGGTCCAGGATCTCGCCCTCAAGGCCCACCGAGCCCTCGGCTGCTGGGGCATGTCGCGCACCGACATGCGCATCACCGCCGGCGGCGAGATCTACGTGCTCGAGACCAACACCATCCCCGGCCTCACCGAGAACAGCCTCTTGCCCAAGGCCGCACGCGCGGCGGGCATCATGCTGCCCGAGCTCTTCGATCGCTTCATTGCCATGGCCTTCGAGCGCCACGCGTTCCAAGCATCGCCCTCGCTGAAACTCTAG
- a CDS encoding phosphoglucomutase/phosphomannomutase family protein yields the protein MTQQANALKFGTDGWRAVIAKEFTFDNVALVAQALAETWQAEYPDLWRERPAVVGFDTRFLSDKFARTAAEVLAANGFNVVMADRPCSSPSISWAVKEKGAVGAVMITASHNPPEYNGFKIKAHYGGSASPKLTAKVEAALGKGVRPAPYNGETIETFDPRAGYFAQLSKLVNLEAIAKAGLQVIADPMYGAGSGYLRTMLEGAGMTLTELHAEANPSFHGTNPEPIAPNLKELAVRTREAASRNPLTVGLAFDGDADRIGAVDADGTFVNSHRILALMLQHLVEHKGWKGGVIRTFSTSRLIEKLAKTHDLPLFETPIGFKYICDLMVSEDILVGGEESGGIGIKHHIPERDGILCGLMLLEIMATHKATLGELVSRLDATHGSHQYDRIDLHLSDNARKDQVLADLKANPPAAFAGQAVMAVETLDGVKFTLSHGGWLLFRASGTEPLLRIYAEAPSLDLVKGLLEAGRTLAQGA from the coding sequence CTGACCCAACAGGCGAACGCCCTCAAGTTCGGAACCGACGGCTGGCGTGCGGTGATCGCCAAGGAGTTCACCTTCGACAACGTGGCCCTGGTCGCCCAGGCCCTGGCCGAGACCTGGCAGGCCGAGTACCCGGACCTGTGGCGCGAGCGGCCCGCCGTGGTCGGCTTCGACACCCGCTTTCTCTCCGACAAGTTCGCCCGCACTGCAGCCGAGGTCCTCGCGGCCAACGGCTTCAACGTCGTCATGGCCGATCGGCCCTGCTCCAGCCCCTCCATCTCGTGGGCGGTCAAGGAGAAAGGTGCCGTCGGCGCCGTCATGATCACGGCGAGCCACAACCCGCCCGAGTACAACGGCTTCAAGATCAAGGCCCACTACGGCGGCTCGGCCTCGCCCAAGCTGACGGCCAAGGTCGAGGCCGCCCTCGGCAAAGGCGTGCGCCCCGCTCCCTACAACGGCGAGACAATCGAAACCTTCGACCCTCGCGCGGGCTACTTCGCGCAGCTCTCCAAGCTGGTGAATTTGGAGGCGATCGCAAAAGCGGGCCTCCAGGTCATCGCCGACCCCATGTACGGGGCCGGCTCGGGCTACCTGCGGACCATGCTCGAAGGGGCGGGGATGACCCTCACCGAGCTCCACGCCGAGGCGAACCCCTCGTTCCATGGCACCAACCCCGAGCCCATCGCCCCCAACCTCAAGGAGCTCGCCGTGCGCACCCGCGAGGCGGCCTCGCGCAACCCCTTGACCGTGGGCCTCGCCTTCGATGGGGATGCGGACCGCATCGGGGCGGTGGACGCCGACGGCACCTTCGTCAACTCTCACCGGATCCTCGCCCTGATGCTCCAGCACCTGGTCGAGCACAAGGGCTGGAAGGGCGGCGTCATCCGGACCTTCTCGACCTCGCGCCTGATCGAGAAGCTCGCCAAAACCCACGATCTGCCGCTCTTCGAGACCCCCATCGGCTTCAAGTACATCTGCGACTTGATGGTCAGCGAGGACATCCTCGTCGGCGGCGAAGAGTCGGGCGGCATCGGCATCAAGCACCACATCCCCGAGCGCGACGGCATCCTCTGCGGGCTCATGCTGCTCGAGATCATGGCGACCCACAAGGCCACGCTCGGCGAACTGGTTTCACGCCTGGATGCGACCCACGGCTCGCACCAGTACGACCGGATCGACCTGCACCTCTCGGACAACGCCCGCAAGGACCAGGTCCTCGCGGATCTCAAGGCCAACCCGCCTGCCGCCTTCGCCGGTCAAGCGGTCATGGCCGTCGAGACCCTCGACGGGGTCAAGTTCACCCTCTCGCACGGCGGCTGGCTGCTCTTCAGGGCCTCCGGCACCGAGCCCCTCTTACGCATCTACGCCGAGGCCCCGAGCCTCGATCTGGTCAAGGGCCTGCTCGAAGCGGGCCGAACCCTGGCGCAAGGAGCCTAG
- a CDS encoding NDP-sugar synthase has protein sequence MRAVIIAGGSGTRLRPLTYNTPKPMVPLFDKPFLQYQIELLREHGIKEIIINLHYLSDSIKNVLGDGSHLGVKLYYSLEDKALGTAGAVKNAEEFFDDEPMLVFNGDILTDVDLTAVLQAHKETKARATLTLIRVEDPTAYGLVMMDDSRITRFLEKPTMDEARALNVDTVNAGIYVLDPDVFRYVPKGEAYSFERGLFPLLLQLGERITGHVTDSYWLDIGSPLKYMQAHSDVLQKLVKVQMPGIEIKPGVWVGPDADVDATADLRGPIYVGAGAKIRKKAKIHEYSVIGAGVTVDDRAILERAMIGAGSAVGEEAVLQRCIVGRNCAIGAHAQLGHNMVLADDSVVGKGTRIAN, from the coding sequence GTGCGCGCCGTCATCATCGCAGGGGGTTCGGGCACGCGGCTTCGGCCCCTGACCTACAACACGCCCAAGCCCATGGTGCCGCTGTTCGACAAGCCCTTCTTGCAGTACCAGATCGAGCTCTTGCGCGAGCACGGCATCAAGGAGATCATCATCAATCTCCACTACCTGTCGGACTCGATCAAGAACGTGCTCGGCGACGGCAGCCACCTGGGCGTCAAGCTCTACTACTCGCTCGAGGACAAGGCCCTCGGCACCGCCGGTGCGGTCAAGAATGCCGAAGAGTTCTTCGATGACGAGCCCATGCTCGTCTTCAACGGCGACATCCTGACCGACGTGGACCTCACGGCCGTGCTGCAGGCCCACAAGGAGACCAAGGCCCGCGCCACCCTGACCCTCATCCGGGTCGAGGACCCCACGGCCTACGGCCTGGTGATGATGGACGACAGTCGCATCACCCGCTTCCTCGAAAAGCCCACCATGGACGAAGCCCGGGCCCTCAACGTGGACACGGTCAACGCCGGCATCTACGTCTTGGACCCGGACGTCTTCCGGTACGTCCCCAAGGGCGAGGCCTACTCCTTCGAGCGCGGGCTCTTCCCCCTCTTGCTGCAGCTCGGCGAGCGCATCACGGGCCACGTCACCGACTCCTACTGGCTCGACATCGGCAGCCCCCTCAAGTACATGCAGGCCCACAGCGACGTGCTCCAGAAGCTCGTCAAGGTCCAGATGCCGGGCATCGAGATCAAGCCCGGCGTGTGGGTGGGCCCCGACGCGGACGTGGACGCCACGGCCGACCTGCGCGGCCCCATCTACGTGGGCGCCGGCGCCAAGATCCGCAAGAAGGCCAAGATCCACGAGTACAGCGTCATCGGCGCGGGGGTCACGGTTGACGACCGGGCGATCCTCGAACGGGCGATGATCGGGGCGGGCAGCGCGGTCGGCGAAGAGGCGGTCCTCCAGCGCTGCATCGTGGGCCGCAACTGCGCCATCGGCGCCCACGCCCAGCTGGGCCACAACATGGTCCTCGCGGACGACTCGGTCGTCGGCAAGGGCACCCGCATCGCGAACTAG
- a CDS encoding bifunctional phosphoglucose/phosphomannose isomerase, translating to MLSMLDDTARLKSADPSDMLGYLHRLPEVAEPAFRRAQAVALPLPRPRQVVICGMGGSAISGDLARNLVFSTSEVPLVVSRHNGLPASTGTEDLVILLSYSGNTAETLGCLEDAIARSIPCVLVTSGGKFGQLAKQHGLATVPVESGWMPRAALGELYFSLLGLISQLPGCGWISPEAVVRQLRAERATYGLDVPIERNPAKQIASKLAGKRPVIFGVHPSTEAVAMRWKAQINENSKMTALMGVFPELTHNEIVNLAHAKHDDHVMVVLRDPADHPFLQRQLGYARDIMAPMLDEVVELVGGGEDPLSRQLSLAYLGDWVSVYLALMAGVDPTPVEAIFGLKDRMALSEEVR from the coding sequence TTGCTTTCCATGCTCGACGATACCGCGCGCCTGAAATCTGCCGATCCCTCGGACATGCTCGGCTATCTGCACCGCCTTCCCGAGGTCGCAGAGCCCGCCTTCCGCCGCGCCCAGGCCGTCGCCCTGCCCCTGCCGCGCCCGCGCCAGGTGGTGATCTGCGGCATGGGCGGCTCGGCCATCAGCGGCGATCTGGCCCGCAACCTGGTCTTCTCGACGTCAGAAGTGCCCTTGGTCGTCTCGCGCCACAACGGGCTGCCCGCTTCGACCGGTACCGAGGACCTGGTGATCCTGCTCTCGTACTCGGGCAACACCGCCGAGACTCTCGGCTGCCTCGAAGACGCGATCGCCCGATCGATCCCCTGCGTGCTCGTCACCTCGGGCGGCAAGTTCGGCCAGCTCGCCAAGCAGCACGGCCTCGCCACCGTCCCGGTCGAGAGCGGCTGGATGCCTCGCGCGGCCCTTGGCGAGCTGTACTTCTCCCTCTTGGGCCTCATCAGCCAGCTGCCCGGCTGCGGGTGGATCTCGCCCGAGGCCGTCGTCCGCCAGCTGCGCGCCGAGCGCGCGACCTACGGCCTCGACGTACCCATCGAGCGCAACCCCGCCAAGCAGATCGCAAGCAAGCTCGCAGGCAAGCGCCCCGTCATCTTCGGCGTCCACCCCAGCACCGAGGCCGTCGCCATGCGCTGGAAGGCCCAGATCAACGAAAACTCCAAGATGACGGCCCTGATGGGCGTCTTCCCCGAGCTGACCCACAACGAGATCGTCAACCTGGCCCACGCCAAGCACGACGACCACGTCATGGTCGTGCTGCGCGATCCGGCGGATCACCCCTTCCTGCAGCGCCAGCTGGGCTACGCCCGCGACATCATGGCGCCCATGCTCGACGAGGTCGTCGAACTGGTCGGCGGGGGCGAAGATCCGCTGAGCCGCCAGCTCTCTTTGGCTTATCTCGGCGACTGGGTGAGCGTCTACCTGGCCCTGATGGCGGGTGTCGACCCCACCCCGGTCGAGGCCATCTTCGGCCTCAAGGATCGCATGGCCCTTTCAGAGGAGGTGCGGTAG
- a CDS encoding dipeptidase, which yields MTQTANALREHALELHRRMLVVDGHADTLDRVLNEGHSFTDPAPDFQIDLPRLMDSGVNAQVFSLWTPPEYHGERSMHRALQMIAAFLDMQRDRKELRQITSISDFDATKPGFIFSFEGADPLVDDLSLLEVFYRLGLRMIGLTWNHRNAFADGLKVGPRPSGLTELGRELVERMQELGIVLDLAHIAEPGFWDAIECSEGPVVATHANAHALHAHGRNLRDDQIKAIAERGGLVGITFVPGFLTREKADLDHVLAHIDHIVKLVGDDHVALGSDFDGITAPPTRLSHVGMLPNLTEGMLARGYTEERIEKILGRNWLRVFQAVWK from the coding sequence GTGACGCAGACCGCCAACGCCCTGAGAGAACACGCCCTCGAGCTCCACCGCCGCATGCTCGTCGTCGACGGCCACGCCGACACCCTGGATCGGGTCCTGAACGAGGGCCACTCCTTCACCGACCCTGCGCCGGACTTCCAGATCGACCTGCCGCGCCTGATGGACTCCGGCGTCAACGCCCAGGTCTTCTCGCTGTGGACCCCGCCCGAGTACCACGGGGAGCGCTCCATGCACCGGGCCCTCCAGATGATCGCCGCCTTCCTCGATATGCAGCGCGATCGCAAAGAGCTGCGCCAGATCACCTCGATTTCGGACTTCGACGCGACCAAGCCGGGCTTCATCTTCTCCTTCGAGGGGGCCGATCCCCTCGTGGACGACCTCTCGCTGCTCGAGGTCTTCTACCGGCTCGGCCTGCGCATGATCGGCTTGACCTGGAACCACCGCAACGCCTTCGCCGACGGCCTGAAGGTGGGCCCGCGCCCCTCGGGGCTCACCGAGCTCGGTCGGGAGCTGGTCGAGCGCATGCAGGAGCTCGGCATCGTGCTCGACCTGGCGCACATCGCCGAGCCCGGCTTCTGGGACGCCATCGAATGCTCCGAGGGGCCGGTGGTCGCCACCCACGCCAACGCCCACGCCCTCCACGCCCACGGCCGCAACCTGCGCGACGACCAGATCAAGGCGATCGCCGAGCGTGGCGGCCTGGTGGGCATCACCTTCGTGCCGGGCTTTTTGACGCGCGAGAAGGCGGATCTCGACCACGTGCTCGCCCACATCGACCACATCGTGAAGCTGGTCGGCGACGATCACGTGGCGCTCGGCTCCGACTTCGACGGGATCACCGCCCCTCCGACCCGCCTCTCGCACGTGGGCATGCTCCCCAACCTGACCGAGGGAATGCTCGCGCGAGGCTACACCGAGGAGCGCATCGAAAAGATCCTTGGACGCAACTGGCTGCGCGTGTTCCAGGCGGTTTGGAAGTAG